GGCGGCGCTGATCGACTGGAAGTTTCTGGATGACCGCTTTGGTTCGGTGTGCCAAACCGGTCCGGGGCAGCCTGGTCTGCCGACGCGGCTTGTCGCCGGCCTGTTCATCCTGAAGCACATGCACAATCTCTCGGATGAGGTGCTGTGCGCCCGCTGGATCGAGAACCCCTATTACCAATACTTTTGCGGCGAGTTGAGCTTCTGCCACCGGCTGCCGTTCGATCGATCGTCGATGACGCGCTGGCGCCAGCGGCTCGGCGAGGAGCAGCTCGTCGCGCTGATCCAGGAAAGTCTGTCGGTGGCGCACAAGACTGGCGCCATCGGTCCCAAGGACCTGGAGCGAGTGGCGGTCGATACCACGGTGCAGCCAAAGGCCGTTGCGCATCCGACCGACGCGCGGCTGATGCATCGGGCCATCACCAAGCTCGTCGGGCTCGCCAAGCGCAACCGTGTGCCGCTGCGCCAGAGCTATCTGCGCCTGGCCAAGCGCGCCGCCATCATGGTGGGCCGCTATACCCACGCTCATCAGTTCAAGCGCGCCCGGCGCCAACTCAAGTTCCTGCGGACGCGACTTGGCCGGATCATCCGCGACATCCGCCGCAAGATTGATGGCGATGCGGCGCTGGAAGCTCGCTTCGGCCCGCTACTCGATCTGGCGCAGCGGGTGCGCAGCCAGGATCAGCATCAGCGCGGCCCCAAGGTCTATGCGTTACATGCGCCGGAGGTCGAGTGCATCGGCAAGGGGAAAGCCCGCGCGCCTTACGAGTTCGGCTGCAAGGTCAGTATCGCCACCCCCGTGACGTCCCCGAAGGGCGGACAGTTCGTGCTCCATGCCAAGGCGCTGCACGGCAATCCCTTCGACGGGCACACGCTCGGCCCTGTGGTCGCCGACATGGAGAAGCTCACCGGCGTGGAGGCTCGCCGCATCCATGTCGACAAAGGGTACCGCGGCCACAACCACCCGCACCGGCTCAGGGTCTGGATCTCGGGGCAGGTCCGCCGCGTCACGGCTTCCATCCGGCGCGAGATGAAGCGTCGTGCGGCTGTCGAGCCCGTCATCGGCCACGTCAAGGCCGAGCACCGCATGGACCG
The genomic region above belongs to Candidatus Saccharimonadia bacterium and contains:
- a CDS encoding IS5 family transposase produces the protein MSKPRDDRQKDLLLPALDQIIDMGHPLVRLAALIDWKFLDDRFGSVCQTGPGQPGLPTRLVAGLFILKHMHNLSDEVLCARWIENPYYQYFCGELSFCHRLPFDRSSMTRWRQRLGEEQLVALIQESLSVAHKTGAIGPKDLERVAVDTTVQPKAVAHPTDARLMHRAITKLVGLAKRNRVPLRQSYLRLAKRAAIMVGRYTHAHQFKRARRQLKFLRTRLGRIIRDIRRKIDGDAALEARFGPLLDLAQRVRSQDQHQRGPKVYALHAPEVECIGKGKARAPYEFGCKVSIATPVTSPKGGQFVLHAKALHGNPFDGHTLGPVVADMEKLTGVEARRIHVDKGYRGHNHPHRLRVWISGQVRRVTASIRREMKRRAAVEPVIGHVKAEHRMDRNYLKGRVGDRINAVLAAAGYNFGLLLRWLAELLRAIIRAFAETVPAQKIA